One genomic segment of Candidatus Nealsonbacteria bacterium CG07_land_8_20_14_0_80_39_13 includes these proteins:
- the map gene encoding type I methionyl aminopeptidase, whose product MESVSIKTEKEIAVMAEGGKILAGILEELKKMVRPGITTKELDEVAEQLLFKFGKPSFKGYNGFPSATCVSVNEEIVHTVPGERKLEEGDIVSIDIGLEYKGYHSDMATTVAVGKISSIAEKLIEATRKSLNMGIKEIKPGNYLGDIGWAVQRSGESMGFGVVRDLCGHGIGKKIHEEPQVLNYGKKKMGMEIKEGMVLCVEPMLTVGDYNIKKAGDGFSIRTADGSLSAHFEHTIAVTKNGHRILTSL is encoded by the coding sequence ATGGAGTCAGTGAGCATTAAAACAGAAAAAGAAATCGCTGTTATGGCGGAGGGTGGCAAGATCCTGGCCGGGATATTGGAGGAGCTGAAAAAAATGGTCAGGCCGGGAATTACCACTAAGGAATTAGATGAGGTTGCAGAGCAACTTCTTTTTAAATTTGGGAAGCCGTCCTTCAAGGGCTACAATGGCTTTCCTTCAGCTACCTGTGTTTCGGTTAATGAGGAGATCGTTCACACGGTTCCGGGCGAAAGGAAATTGGAAGAAGGCGATATTGTTTCCATAGATATCGGTCTGGAATATAAGGGTTATCATTCTGATATGGCGACAACTGTTGCTGTCGGGAAAATTTCTTCAATAGCGGAAAAATTAATTGAGGCGACCCGCAAGAGCCTTAATATGGGGATAAAAGAAATTAAACCCGGCAATTATCTGGGAGACATCGGCTGGGCTGTCCAGAGATCCGGAGAGAGTATGGGTTTTGGCGTTGTCCGCGATTTATGCGGGCATGGAATCGGGAAAAAAATTCATGAAGAGCCTCAAGTCTTGAATTACGGAAAAAAGAAAATGGGGATGGAGATTAAAGAGGGGATGGTTTTGTGCGTTGAGCCGATGCTTACGGTTGGGGATTATAATATAAAAAAAGCCGGGGACGGGTTTTCCATTAGAACCGCCGACGGGTCTTTATCAGCTCATTTCGAGCACACCATCGCCGTCACTAAAAACGGCCACCGTATTTTAACGTCCTTGTAG